GCTTCCAGCCAAATTGTTGCATCGTTCCCAGGTAGAGATATCATCTTTCTCCTTTAGAATCGGGAGCAACCCATCAAGAAAACCAAATTTACTTTAAGCATGAAGCGTCATTGTTACCGTACGTCTCCATGACCCATAATTATCTCATGTCAGCGGAGATGTCTGTTGAAGGACTATTCGAATGATGAATTGCATAAAGCTCTGCTTTGTTAAGTGAAGATGATGATTCTGGTTTGATGTTGGTGGTAGGAGTTATGTCAGACATGGTCAGCAAATAAAATAAAGTTCACAGCTCTAATGCCATGTAAAAAGGATAGTCAACAAATTGGCGAATTTGTATTTTATTGAATGAAATGTCTCTGTATATATAGGAGGATTACAAGATGATATGAACAGAAAATGTAAAAGATGATATTGACGAGATATGTAGAGTTGAAATTAATATATGTTCTTCAGATTAATCTTTAAGAAAAACTATATACATCATATACTAAGTCCTAGATAAAGATATACATCTTCTGTTTTGCTAACTGAATAATCCTAAACTAATTTAATTCTGTAAATGAACAAAATTTACGACTAATAGAAATTGACCTCAAAGTACTTATAATGACACTAGCTTGTAGGTTTTGTACCCCGCTGCCAATAATCATAGCCCCATAAATTTATAATGACACACATGGATAAATTTTGCATGCATAAAGAATGATGAATTGTTTGCTAGTAGCAGTTGTTGCCGATAGACTTTTACTGATATAGTCACCGTCCTTTGAAACGTGAAGCGGCAAGCAGTCCaattacaaattaaaagtaaTTAAAAGCTACATTAAAATCATTAATTTTAGTACCATATAATATTACAAAAAAGAAAGTAAAGTTGTTACAACTAATTATGACACGAATTTATATGTAAAACAAATTTTCTTTAAATTGTACATGTTTATTTATGTTTATACTCAAATGACAATTTCTTAATTGAGAAATGATTATGTAAATGCAAAACTATTGATTTAATCATAACCAGAAATTAGAATATTTTTTAACATGAATACTAAACCTTTATTGTTTTTTGATAAAAATAGAAATCTTCGTTTTTCAAAGTTAGTTATCGTACTGCAAAGAATTATGACTGGGCCAGCCCTAAATATCAGATTTGGTTTGACTTAAACCCAACACTCCACATTAACAGGCCCACTTAAAAGCCTCTAATACACGattcaaattaaaaaaataattaagcGCAAGAAACTAAAAGCACTTTCGATACAACCAAAGAGCCAGAACATCTTCACCTTCACAGCATTATAATCTCCGCCACTTAACATTTACATTGGCGATTTCTTCTATAAACACAACTTCAATTgaatatatacatacacctatacATCCAATCATCATTCTCTAACACAACAGCTCTCATTGCATTCGTTATCATTTCTAAGTAATGGCGGCTACGAGATCGATACAGAGTTCATTTGCAAACCCTAGCTTTGGATCTCTTCAGAGCCGCAAGACTGTTGGATTTGCTTCTAGAGTGTTCGTTTCCAACAATGCCAGGAAAAGTCAGCGCGCTTCTGTTCGGTTCAGTGTTGCGGTCAACACTCCTCGTGCTGCTCTTCATGTTGAAGACGTAACTAAGGtcttatttatatatatatgcacattttttttaattttattacgGTGTTTGTATTTTTGTGTTATTCTGATTTGAATGAGTATGAGAATGTTTTAGCGTGGGAACTCGTGAAAGCTGATTTACGTAGAAGTAATGATATTTTCGAGTGAGAATGATAAAATGTTTTATGATTGTTACTAATTAtgaatttataattaattttgaAGTTCATAGTGTTCTATATACTGAACAGCTTATTTCTTTATATTTGTATTTACACAATCATTATTGGGTACAGGAAATTGAGAAGGCAGGTGATACATCAGTGAGTATGTGGTCTAAGCCAACGGTTAAACGAAAGACAAAGATTGTGTGTACAATTGGTCCTTCAACCGATACTCGTGAGATGATCTGGAAGTTGGCTGAGGCAGGAATGAATGTTGCGAGGATGAATATGTCTCATGGAGATCACGCGTCTCACCAGAAAGTTATTGATTTAGTTAAAGAATATAATAACGAGCACAAAGATAATGTTATTGCCATCATGCTTGATACCAAGGCAAGTTTCATTTGTttccaaatatatatatatatatagattgtCAAATATTTATATATAGAGATTTATACTATCATGATATAATTATACATGTTAATAATTCAGAAGTCTTTTGTTCATATCAGGGTCCAGAGGTTAGGAGTGGTGACTTGCCTGAACCAGTAATGTTATTACCTGGCCAAGAATTCACATTCACAATCAAAAGAGGAGTTGGCACTGCTGACTGTGTCAGTGTTAACTATGACGATTTTGTGAATGATGTTGATGCCGGTGATATGCTTCTTGTTGATGGTAAGTCATAATGCTCTGTTTCTTCTTTTCATTAGCTTTATCATCTGAATTACCTTcacaaattttatttttataatgcAGTAGCCATACTACAGCTTGAAATTGCTTACTACTGTCACTTTGTCAGCTTCCATGTGCAGCATGACCATGCATCATTTCCATAAGATTGTGTTTGGTAACATGAAATTCATTTCAAATGAATTTAGTTGTTCTTTCACATCCTCAGTTTTATGCTTGAACGAATCTGATTGACTTGGAATCGAATCAAATCCAAATCCAATTTTTTTTTGTTATCCAAACATGTCATCTGTACATATCCAACATTTAAAATGTATTCCAAGTTCCTAAACAAGTCATAAGATTGTTGTCTTGAAATATGTAGCCAGACTTCCAGTTAACATGCTGATTCAGTTATTCATCTGCAGTTGTTTAAGGCAAAACAATTTTAATAAGCAGTGTTTCCAGTTAGCATGCTGATTCACTTAATCATCTGCAGTTGTTTATGCAACACAATCTATCCCTATCATATCAGAAAAATGGTTAGACAAGATTCTCTACTTATATATTTAAAGATTAAAATACTATGACAGTAAAGATGCTCCTGACATTATATTTACAAATTGAAGTGCTAGGGACAGTCTCTGCTGCTACATTTATGAAAGATAATGATTAGCTTTAACGATATTGATGTATCACTGCATCTGCTCTATGTTGTAGGTGGTATGATGTCATTAGTGgtcaaatctaaagatgaagaTTCAGTTAAGTGTGAAGTTGTTGATGGTGGCGAGCTCAAATCAAGAAGACATCTAAATGTCCGGGGAAAAAGTGCTACATTGCCATCCATTACTGGTTAGCCCTTTAGATATTAACTACCTTTTCTAATCTTTTTTCTGTTTAAGTTAGGCGATTGTTGAGCTGTTTGTTTGTACATGGGGCTAACTGGTTCTACTGATGTGCATTGCAACAGAAAAAGACTGGGATGATATCAAGTTTGGAGTGGACAATAAAGTTGACTTCTATGCAGTTTCCTTTGTTAAAGATGCTGAGGTGGTGCATGAATTGAAGGCCTACTTAAaaagtaattttttttttgtgaAATTAGGAACTCAGGCCATTGGCATAAAACCAATGTATACTACTTCGGCTCTAACTATACTCATAGTTTCTTGATTTATTTGATAGGTTGTGGTGCGGATATACATGTTATTCCAAAGATTGAAAGTGCAGATTCCATACCAAATCTGCATTCTATAATTGCTGCATCTGATGGGGTATATTATACTTTCATTTGTTCGAATGTTTCTTTCAGCTGAAACTTGTTAGCATGGGGACTGTGATGGCAATGCATAGATAATACACACTTGTGACTCTTCActttatttaaaaaaatacatAAAGCACCTTGCTGGATCCCTTGAGTTAATGTTTACCCTAAATGTGAGGTTCCTTAACTCTATGTGCTTATAGTTTTATAATGCTGCTTTTCCAGGCCATGGTTGCTAGAGGAGATCTTGGTGCTGAGCTTCCAGTTGAGGAGGTCCCATCGTTGCAGGTATTATTACAGTTATTAGATTTAATGGCCAGAGTTGAGCATATAGAATGATTTATGTTGCCAAATTTACTCTATACACAGAAATTGACTTTTCTATGCCACAGGAAGAGATAATTAGGTTGTGTCGTAGTATGGGGAAAGCTGTTATAGTGGCAACGAATATGCTGGAAAGCATGATTGTTCATCCGACACCAACGCGAGCTGAGGTATCAGACATTGCGATAGCTGTTAAAGAGGGTTCTGATGCAGTTATGCTTTCTGGAGAAACTGCCCATGGGAAGTAAGTCACTTTTTATGAATCTTCTCTTTGTTGGGACAGTGATTTGCCTTTAATTGCTAACTCTGTTCATGCCAGGGGAAACCAATATAATAGAAGCTAACCATATTATGTCTGATTGGATTTTTTCCATTTGTAATCTTTATCCAACAACAGATTTCTGGTTTTTATTAATGTATTTTAATCATTTGGAAAAAAACGTATGACAATATTGGTAGGTCTATGTAGAAGATATGTACTGCCATCGTTCTTAATTACCAGAGATTCTTCCATGTTGCAACTGTTGATTATCATTCTTACTACTTCTGCAATAGCATTTAAACAGTCAGAGACTTTGGAGAGTCTCGACTTTTTAAAATTCATGGAATTCTAAATGCAAATAAATTTACCTTTCTCGTACTAAAGTTTAAGATTCACGAATTTACTTTCTGCAGATTTCCATTGAAAGCTGTCCAAGTCATGCATGCAGTTTCCCTTCGGACTGAAGCAACTATTTTTGGTGGGGAAACACCACCTAATCTAGGAAAAGCATTCAAAGTAATTTTTATTTTCATGCTGTCACGTCCACTCTTTTACATAACTTAGCGcctatttaaattaattatttatatttaaatagaACTACTGATATATAGTTGCATGCTGAATACTGTGCTTTTGGACAGAACCATACAAGTGAAATGTTTGCATTTCATGCCACAATGATGTCCAACAATCTGAAGGCCTCAATAGTGGTGTTCACAAGAACTGGTTCCATGGCTATCCTTCTCAGCCATTATCGACCTTCTGGAACCATTTTCGCCTTTACAAATGAGTAAGttttaagattatatcttaaTCCAAATGACACTTAAATTAAAAGATTTGCTTCTAAAAATGAAAAATTGTTCTACACTGTTTTCCTAGAAATATTTCATTTATTGAAGTTTTCTTGAGCTTCAGTCTCTGAATGGTGCATCAATTAAAATTGGTATAGTCCATTATTTTTCAAGCAAGCAATATGGCTAAGTTTTGTAAATTATTATATCACATCTCCCTTACTGTCTGATTATAAACATGATAGTTAGCTGTGGCAACGTATATCATTAAATCTGAAAGATTGATTTATTTTGTAAGTTATATAGTTGAATGTTTTTACTTATTAAAAGATTTTGATATGCAGAATTACGGTACACCGGAGGTTAGCTTTATATCAAGGAGTTACCCCAATATACATGCCGTTCTCAGATGATGCAGAAAAGACCTTTGAAGATGCATCAACTTTCTTGAAGGTAAATTTCGTTGTAGTAAAAAAAAGACAGATATATTCACAATATTTGAATCTAAGGGATCATGAATTCTGCTATTAGGAGTTTGTAAAATGTGCTCTTTGATGTATTGCCATGTATTCTAAAGTTGGAAGTGACTGTTTCCTCATTCAATATTCTGAACTTAGCTGCAAGTATCCAACTGTGGATGCTACTTTGCCAGTTTATTTCCAAATCAACCTCTATGGATTCTTATACAATTGGTGTGACTTGTATACAGGAGCAAGGGATGGTAAAGGAGGGAGAACAAGTAGCTCTTGTGCAGAGTGGCAAACAGCCAATCTGGCGATTGCAGTCCACCCACAATATCCAGATCAGGAAAGTGTAACAGGGCAAATTTTTTTGAAAATGCAAGAGGGTGCGGCTTTCTTGAATTTGGTTGATTGCTGATTACTTCCTTTTCCGTTCGTCACATTGAGTATAATTTTGCTTGTACTATGAAGCCTTTCCTGTGTTATGAATCTTGTCAGCTCAATTGTTTTAGTGATTTTGTTAGTAATCCTTTTGTTATAATTGTTAAATTAACATGAGCTTGCCGATTACTGAAATATTATTAAAGTTCATTTTTTCGCCAATGAGATTTTTCGAACAGTCTTTATACATGGGTGATTATGCTACCCGGTACATAGCGTTCATTTGCTTCATCTTTCGTAAACATTGTGCTTGTAACAGCTTCAGCTGCCTTTATTAATCGTTTAGTCACATATGTTGATCTTCTATAGATGTAAGTGACATAATAAAGCCATAGTATGAGCCTGACTTTCGACCAAACAAATCTTTACTTATTTTCTTTTTTCCAATGTCAAGAAACTATCAGGgaattgtttttcttttttttttctacTAATTCAATGTTACTTTCTCCCTAAATATATAACATATTAGATGCTGTTTTTTGACAGCTGAACTAAAACTTGTGTCTAGCAGCCTATTCCAGAGCATGATGCCCCCATAACTAGGAGTAGTCTTGATATTCGAAAGAACTTTGGTAATATAACCACCGCGCACTGCTGCAGGAGCCGCAGGTAATCCAAGAAATATCTGACTGCGCGACGGAGTGCCTGATTGCCTGTGTAATGACACTGCGGGTAGGTGTAGAATTGTATCCAAACATAATCAAAAAGTCCAGTTTGTATTGCAGCATTTAGTTTAGCGTCATGTAGAGGACATTGTGGTGCTGCTGATAAGTACACTTTCCTTTATGTTGTCAAATGTTGTGCTAAACACTGAGAGAGCTCAAGCAAGATCATCATAGTAAAGACTTGAACCTTGTTTGATATCAAAGTCTATGCCATCTAAAATGGCGCTCCCGAAAGGATGAGAAGCTGACTGTCCACCTAAGAAGTTGTTGCTGTCGTAGGTAGCTACTTGCCTGGCATCAGCTGGAGAAGAAATGCTAGTATCTGACCCTTTTCTGCCACCAAGAGAGAGGAAGAACTTTTTAGTCCGTTGCTTTGGCAAGTGGAAATTTGGGAGCTCAAGAAGGAGCAACCGTTAGTGGCAGGATTACAATGTCCAGCCAAGTTTAGGGCCTGAGTTCGGCCTCTTCCTGAGGTGACTAAAAACGCTACGAGCACATACTTTTAGTTTCCTGTGGTGCAAAAAGTCAGCCTTCATTACTGCTTTGTCCCCAATAGACGGAAATTCCAGCGCTTTGGGAGGAATGGAAAAGGGCAAAAGTAAACGCGAGGAAGAGCAAAAAGTGCACCGGGGAAATGCTTGCCATGAAAGTAAGGTAAAATTGTTTGATATTGTTTCGTTCCAATAAGTGGACATTATATAGGCTTAAGAATGTGGTTATGTTGCATAATAGAGTTGAATTTATTGAAAATGAAATCCTGGACCTTACTAGGCTTGTGTTAGAAATTTTGGATGTCTGACGTCGGGTCAAGTTACATAGTAAACTTCTCGGTGCGTCTTGGAAATTTGCATTTAGCAGGTTTCTTTCTGATGCTTACTTCTTTCTATCACTCTATGGATTCTTCTAGAGATTTGGGAactgattctgataataataaacaGTTAAGTATCACAAATATATTTCAGTAATCTCTTTATTCAAAACTCAGAGGCAGGAGTGTATTCAGATTTATTGATAACAAGAGGGCTTTAGTATCTATTATAAAATCTCCCTAGTAGATAAAACATATTAGATGCTGTTCTTGATAGCAGAACTAAAGCTTGTATCAAACAGCTTATTCCACAGCATGACCCCGCCATAACTTGGTGTAGTTTTTATACTTGGAAGAACTTCAGAGATCAATGCATTCGGTGAAATATAACCTCCGCTGGGTGCTGCTGCACTAGCCGCTGGTAATCCAAGAAAAATCTGACTGCGTGACGGAGTTGCAGCAGCCCACTGTCTCCACCTTGCCAAGAGATTAGTAGCAGTGCCTGTATAATGACACTGTGGGTTGTTGTAGAACTGTATCCAAACGTAGTCGAAAAGTCCGGTTTGAATTGCAGCGTTGAGTTTAGCATCAGGGATTGGACACTGTGGTGCTGCTGACAAGTACACTTTCCTTTGTGGTGTGCTGAATCCAGAGAGAGCTCGGGCAAGATCATCATAATAAAGATTTGAACCGTGTTCGATGTCAAAGTCTATGCCATCTAATATGGCACTCCCAAAAGGGCGAGATGTTGATTGGCCACCTAAGAAGTGGTTGTACAGGTACGTAGCTACTTGCCTGGCATCAGCCGGAGAAGTCATACTTGTATCTGATCCTTGTCCGCCCCCAAGAGAAAGGAGGACTTTGATGCCATTGCTTTGGCAAGTGGAAATTTGAGAGCTCAAGAAGGTGCAGCCGTTGGTGGCAGGATTACAATGGCCAGCTAAGTTGAGGGCCGGAGTTCGGCCACTCCCGGAGGTTATCAAGAAAGCTATGAGTACGTACTTGTAGTTTCCTGAGGCGCAAGTGGAAGCCAAGGAGCCTTCATTGCCGCTTTGTCCCCAGTAGACGGCAATTCCAGCACCTTCGGAGGAATGGAAAAGTGCACAAGTGAATGTGAGGAAGAGCAAAATGAGTTTTGCAGAAATGCTTGCCATGTTTGAAGGTGAAATTGTTTGATGTACTTTGATTCCAACAAATGGACATTTTATAGGCTTGCAAATGTGGTTATTTGTGGTGATAAGGAAAAGAGTTGAATATTGTGAAAATGAAAGTGTGGAAAACAAAAAGGCATCTTCCACGAAAACTATTCGTCACGGACAATCTTGTATTTGGTTTATTGTGATCGACTTGTCTCGCTAAGTGTTTGAAATTTGGGATGGTAGACCTCAGGGAAAGACTTCAAAGTCAGTCTTTCATTTGGAAAATAAGGCCTCTACACGTTTTTAAACTTAGGGGCCTATAGAGGCCTTCTGGATATTCTTCTCTTTCTAGGATTGAAATTTTATTCATCCGTACAAGAATCAGTAACATACTTATTAAACTTGGCACGTTACAATTGTTCAGTGAGCATCAGATGAATATTATTTTGGGTAATAACCTTTTAAACCTTAAGATTTACACCAATATATCAATGAAACCCTGAGATTCAAAAACATTCTTTTTAGATCATGATATACAAAATGCCATGAACCACAAAACGGTATAAATCTACGGGGATATATCGGTCAATAACCATcctgttgacggaggaatctggtaacaaaaaatattgaggtttctcgccggaactaagatctgtgacggtggttctttgccggaaactcaagcggtgtgtggttgattgtggttgttttaggctgagattgatcagagtaagtggtggctctcttttcagctctcaacttcttaccctctcaatgtgcctacgtaccctttatatagggatcaagcctgacgtagttctcgtagaactGGAAGTCTAATGAATTTAGACTTCTTACTCCTAAGCCCAGTAGAAACCCATCCgatatccatcttccgctagctttaagaatgtccaactatgaggcccaaccgcaaaggcccaaggctcgtccgtaatcgtaggacttcacggatagtgcatctccctgcgcaaggataacactccgctacagctatctctcttgatttacgaacgcaggtatagccacggttcaccccaaatgccagacgcgtccctgtcccccgaatgaggataacctaccagatagcaggacaggtgatcccaagctcttgggtgcaaagtgcaggatgactccaaagttctccaacgaggacacccgttgaatacaagaacagagctcccaaagcacacaccaaaattaaccccgcatccccaacgaggacacccgttgaatacaggaggaggccttcaatcatcaggcatacccctggaggccttctagcttttcacggacatccccctccttgaccgtctcaaggagggaattcttcaaagagtacctgcaacaaatacgttagcaaaaataatcctccattgctcctccccatgcaagctttgtcctgaattcaacatcaaaagtatatagatcaAACACAGGACGTGTCCTGACCCTTTGGGCGCGTCCTCACCTTCATAAATCCAAACCTGTTTCCTCATCAATCGTTCCTCATAACATTCAAAATCACAGGACACGTCCTAGAATATAGGGCGCGTCCTTAACCTTATTAGACTTGCACCGTCTCCTCTAAACCATCATGCACAACATTTCACCTTCAATGACGCATCCTTGCTAAAGTAGGCGCGTCCTAAAGCATCCATCACCATAAGATTTCATCTGCCAAGCACTTTCATGAATATTGACGCGTCCATAAAGCCTGGGCGCGTCCTTCCTTGACCATGCACTCTTCTCGCCTCGTAACATATCCCTTCCCAAGTAGGCGCGTCCTGAATACTTGGACGCGTCCTCACTTTCACAACGCAATACTGAGTTTGACTGTATTTAGCCCgcgtttgacccgagtcaatccaataccaaattttgggtataacaactaccccccaaattccatttgtagttaaaaacaaaattggaatttctTTCCAAGCGAAATTTGGCTCAAAACAGGTGGACGCGTCGTTACTAGAAGACGCGCCTTTCTTTCACCTTCTGCATGTAGCGTACAGCTGTCATCCACAAGGTCGTCCTTCTATAAATATCCTAATTTCACCATACCACCACCAccatctctctttctctcacacAACCGCCATTGCCACCTTTTAAAGCAGGAATTTCGAGGTCCAAGTTCCGGCGATCTATCCAGCCATTTCCCTATTTCTTTAGCTCAATCCACTCCTCAACTCAAAAGGTACATAAATCTCCTCTTATTTCTTTATTTGGCCAAATACATTGATTTTAATGAGCAAGAAACCGTTCATATGCTTTTTGTTCATATCAATTGCTCTTCATGTTcatttatatgtatatatgtatgtataggtGAATATAACACGTTTAGCTTCCCTGATCTCCCAACTACATGTTTCTAGGATTTATCTTATCTCCCCTAAATTGTAACGGTCGATTAATATTCCTCCGCATCATAACCACGCAGGACGCGTCTTACTGTCAAGGCGCGCCTTATTTTTCTTTGATAAAGGCATTTACTTGAGCCATTTTAAGTAAAGGTCATATAAGGGCAACACCTTACTAGGACGTGTGTTGACAGTGAATTTCATACAatagatttttttttttttaggatatggacgcgtcctcaaatatttattcattcttttgcagctggaggacgcgtcctcCTTCTCACCATTTCATCCATTCAAAGCCCTCAACAAACGCCTCAGAATCTACTCCCCACACCTGATAGCTTTTAAACCCGACTTTCCCAACATCCACAGGACAAACTCCTTCCTTAGAGCAGAAAGACGCGTCTTCCGTTCCCTTAAATCAAAAAACTCAATAATGTCTGATTCCAGCTCTGACTCCATGGACCATGTTCCCATAATTTCAAGAATGGAAAAGAAGGGAGTCAAAAGGCAAAGAACTCCAATTCTCCATACAAGGGCCGCCATCGAAGATTGGACGGACGACGAAATTATCCCTTCTACAAGCCAAAAACCTCAAGGAATGGCTATTTCTGATATGGACGCGTCAAACACACAGGACGCGTCATCTTCTCAGGGCGCGGCTCCTTCTGGGGACGCATCCACACACAGTGTAAGTGAATTCGAAAGAAGGATTCCTGACCCTGAGACGTATCCCGTATCTCCTCAAAAGTCTGATCCTCCCCTAGAGCATTGGGAACCTTCAGATGTAGAAATAGATTGTGACTGGGCGAGGCTCGGTACCCTTACTGAAGCAGAGAAGAATGCCAAAAGGAAAAGAGAGGGTAAACTGGCATGCGTAGCTCTTGATTCTACTGCGTCTGACCTGGAAATCCAGTGGCACATGAAATACTACGACATGGAAGGCATCTGGGCGCGCCCTCTTCGAACCATGAGGCCACATATTTTTAACATTAGGAATCAAAGGATTCCTCGAATGGTGcttactccaaaattgatttcTCTAGGCGTGGGCGCGCCCTTGCACCCATACATTAAGAAGATCCTGAAGTGGTATGACGTCGCTCCGATCCAGTTGTCTCCAAACTCATACAAACTGGCTTGGGCTTTGTACATGATGTATCACAACCTCAGGCTGGGCGCGCCCTCCATGAAGGAATTCAGCTTCTTTTTCAGCGTAAGAAAATCAATTCCTGGTTATCACTTCTTCATTGTCAACAAGTGGCTGAACAACAAGGGATTTAATGAAGGCAAGATCAGCCATGAAAGGGATTGGAAAGAACCCTTCTTTTATATCTATGACGTCAAGAGATCCCGTGTTCGTTTCAACCTAGAACCAAGTAAGTGACTCAAAAATATGTTTTCATATACCGGACGCGCCCTCTTGGTATGGTGCGTCCTCCCTTTTTTTCTTTAACAAATTCTTACCATCCTTTATCTCTAGACAAAAGAGTCCAGAAAGAACTATCAGGGAAAAGGAAAAAGAGGGCAGACAAGGTTCTCCAGTATGCAGAGAAGCACTTTAACCTCAAAGACATGATTACAGAAGACAACCTCAAGCTAGTGGGCGCGTTATCACCCCAGGTTGGCTCTATCTGCAAGTTCCGTTAATTTCATAACGGCGAACCTGTTCTCACAACTTCAGAAAAAACCAGGGGCCTCAGTGTCGCAGAGGTGGTCAAGATTGACATTAGTAAGCAATTCAACTTAGATAAGGTAAGTTTAAGTGAGGGAGGACGCGTCATAAATTTTGGACGCGTCCACAGCTACAAAAATTAGCTCCCCATTCAAAAAATGTTAACTTACATAAGAATCAAAGGTGTTTCATGTACATACATCTGCTAAGG
The sequence above is drawn from the Apium graveolens cultivar Ventura chromosome 2, ASM990537v1, whole genome shotgun sequence genome and encodes:
- the LOC141708248 gene encoding plastidial pyruvate kinase 2-like; the protein is MAATRSIQSSFANPSFGSLQSRKTVGFASRVFVSNNARKSQRASVRFSVAVNTPRAALHVEDVTKEIEKAGDTSVSMWSKPTVKRKTKIVCTIGPSTDTREMIWKLAEAGMNVARMNMSHGDHASHQKVIDLVKEYNNEHKDNVIAIMLDTKGPEVRSGDLPEPVMLLPGQEFTFTIKRGVGTADCVSVNYDDFVNDVDAGDMLLVDGGMMSLVVKSKDEDSVKCEVVDGGELKSRRHLNVRGKSATLPSITEKDWDDIKFGVDNKVDFYAVSFVKDAEVVHELKAYLKSCGADIHVIPKIESADSIPNLHSIIAASDGAMVARGDLGAELPVEEVPSLQEEIIRLCRSMGKAVIVATNMLESMIVHPTPTRAEVSDIAIAVKEGSDAVMLSGETAHGKFPLKAVQVMHAVSLRTEATIFGGETPPNLGKAFKNHTSEMFAFHATMMSNNLKASIVVFTRTGSMAILLSHYRPSGTIFAFTNEITVHRRLALYQGVTPIYMPFSDDAEKTFEDASTFLKEQGMVKEGEQVALVQSGKQPIWRLQSTHNIQIRKV
- the LOC141708249 gene encoding acidic endochitinase-like, giving the protein MASISAKLILLFLTFTCALFHSSEGAGIAVYWGQSGNEGSLASTCASGNYKYVLIAFLITSGSGRTPALNLAGHCNPATNGCTFLSSQISTCQSNGIKVLLSLGGGQGSDTSMTSPADARQVATYLYNHFLGGQSTSRPFGSAILDGIDFDIEHGSNLYYDDLARALSGFSTPQRKVYLSAAPQCPIPDAKLNAAIQTGLFDYVWIQFYNNPQCHYTGTATNLLARWRQWAAATPSRSQIFLGLPAASAAAPSGGYISPNALISEVLPSIKTTPSYGGVMLWNKLFDTSFSSAIKNSI